One segment of Deltaproteobacteria bacterium CG11_big_fil_rev_8_21_14_0_20_49_13 DNA contains the following:
- a CDS encoding LD-carboxypeptidase, with protein MIKPGTLQKDDLIAVAAPASPFARAEFVFAVKKLRALGFKVTFRKDIFAKDRYLAGTDERRADEINSFFAESAVKAICFARGGYGTQRILPLLDIETIKANPKIVFGYSDITALHIYLYHHGIGGSFYGPTIARHLKHAPQKTIDILFGLLSSASPAGRLPVNGAKAFKKGTAEGTLIGGCLSLVTTSIGTPYELPTDDAILFLEDVGEPVYVYDRMLTHLKAAGLLRNVKGIVFGTLGLKLNKNEKTAWLKKTLDTTLGDFPGPIVTNFPTGHLDLKSLFVTLPLGVKARLRTEPLELEIVESALSF; from the coding sequence ATGATTAAGCCAGGGACATTGCAAAAAGACGACCTTATAGCCGTCGCGGCTCCTGCAAGCCCGTTCGCCAGAGCCGAGTTCGTATTCGCGGTAAAAAAACTCCGCGCGCTCGGTTTTAAGGTGACTTTCCGTAAAGACATCTTCGCCAAGGACCGCTACCTTGCAGGAACGGACGAACGCCGCGCAGATGAGATCAATAGTTTCTTTGCCGAATCTGCCGTCAAAGCAATATGTTTTGCCAGAGGCGGCTACGGTACTCAGAGAATATTGCCGCTCCTTGACATCGAGACCATCAAGGCAAATCCAAAGATAGTCTTCGGCTACAGTGACATAACCGCCCTTCACATCTATTTATATCATCATGGGATCGGCGGCTCGTTTTACGGCCCAACCATTGCAAGACATCTGAAACATGCGCCGCAAAAGACCATTGATATACTTTTTGGGCTTCTTAGTTCTGCCTCCCCTGCCGGCAGACTCCCCGTGAACGGCGCCAAGGCGTTCAAAAAGGGGACGGCGGAAGGCACACTTATCGGCGGTTGCTTAAGCCTTGTCACTACATCTATTGGAACGCCCTACGAGCTCCCCACCGACGATGCGATATTATTTTTGGAAGACGTGGGAGAACCGGTTTATGTTTATGACCGGATGCTCACACATCTAAAGGCGGCGGGACTATTGCGTAATGTAAAGGGAATAGTGTTCGGGACGCTGGGTCTAAAGCTCAATAAGAACGAAAAGACCGCGTGGCTAAAAAAGACGCTAGACACCACGCTCGGCGATTTTCCAGGACCTATAGTCACGAATTTTCCCACAGGACATCTTGATCTTAAGAGTTTATTCGTAACGCTTCCGCTGGGTGTAAAAGCGCGGCTAAGGACAGAGCCTCTGGAGCTCGAAATTGTGGAATCTGCATTGTCATTCTGA
- a CDS encoding tRNA-specific adenosine deaminase has protein sequence MTEAIAEAKLALEIDEVPIGAVAVLGDSVIGRAHNIRETTSDPLGHAEILVLEKIVKARPLPSWRFDEVTIYVTCEPCIMCMGACLQARVKRIVYGCKDPKAGACGSLFDLSCDERLNHQIEITSGVMADECGKLLSNFFERLRCRRSEVRNRK, from the coding sequence ATGACAGAAGCTATTGCCGAGGCAAAACTTGCCTTAGAAATAGACGAGGTCCCTATCGGTGCGGTTGCGGTCTTAGGCGATTCTGTGATCGGACGCGCGCATAACATTCGTGAGACGACGAGCGATCCGCTCGGTCACGCCGAGATTCTGGTTTTGGAAAAAATCGTTAAGGCGAGGCCGCTTCCGTCGTGGAGGTTTGACGAGGTGACCATCTATGTCACCTGCGAACCGTGCATCATGTGCATGGGGGCTTGCCTGCAGGCAAGGGTGAAGAGGATAGTATATGGTTGCAAGGATCCTAAGGCGGGCGCATGCGGTTCGCTTTTCGATCTTTCCTGCGATGAAAGATTGAATCATCAGATCGAGATCACAAGCGGAGTTATGGCCGACGAATGCGGCAAGCTCTTGAGCAACTTTTTTGAAAGACTAAGATGTCGGAGGTCTGAGGTCAGAAATCGGAAATAA
- a CDS encoding radical SAM protein gives MSAKAKQFDQIWIGKEALLYPSTHMICERLPNVPFDIVDDVHILKHPSDINLSKRQLVLTVNKGASFKPCQGMSEGVVCCGYHTIDLASGCNCDCSYCILQHYLANNPMTAIYVNIEEILGNVKKHLESHKDIHFRIGTGELSDSLAYDHITGYSKTVVRFFATQSNATFEFKTKTVNIDNLLSIKHGGRTVVSWSVNPQGIIDSEEKNSASLKERVEAAKACVGAGYRVGFHFDPMINYPGWENDYKEVIDEIFSYVQPMSVAWISLGSLRFPHTLKAIAEKRFPLSRIFCGEFIPANGKMRYFRPIREEMYKKMRSWITEKAPLVVPYLCMETKTVCDRYDSY, from the coding sequence ATGAGCGCAAAAGCTAAACAGTTCGACCAGATCTGGATAGGTAAAGAGGCGCTCCTTTATCCCTCTACCCACATGATTTGCGAAAGACTTCCAAACGTCCCATTTGACATCGTCGATGACGTTCATATCTTGAAACATCCGTCCGATATTAATCTATCCAAGCGTCAATTGGTCCTTACCGTCAACAAGGGGGCCTCATTCAAACCGTGCCAGGGAATGAGCGAAGGGGTTGTCTGTTGCGGATATCATACGATAGATCTTGCTTCTGGGTGCAATTGCGACTGCAGCTACTGCATCCTTCAGCACTATCTTGCCAATAATCCGATGACGGCCATCTATGTCAACATCGAGGAGATACTGGGTAACGTCAAAAAACATTTGGAATCGCACAAGGATATTCATTTCAGGATAGGAACGGGCGAACTTTCCGACAGTCTCGCCTATGATCACATAACCGGCTATTCAAAGACCGTCGTCAGATTTTTTGCCACTCAAAGTAACGCCACCTTCGAGTTCAAGACGAAGACGGTCAATATAGACAACCTCCTTTCTATCAAACACGGCGGCAGGACAGTGGTATCGTGGTCGGTGAATCCCCAAGGCATAATAGATTCGGAGGAGAAGAACTCGGCCTCGCTTAAAGAGAGGGTCGAAGCCGCCAAAGCTTGTGTTGGCGCTGGCTACAGAGTGGGTTTCCATTTTGACCCGATGATAAATTATCCCGGCTGGGAGAACGATTACAAAGAGGTCATCGACGAGATATTTAGCTACGTTCAACCGATGTCCGTTGCTTGGATAAGTCTCGGCTCGTTACGTTTTCCGCATACGCTCAAAGCGATAGCCGAGAAGAGATTCCCTTTGTCTCGGATCTTTTGCGGAGAATTTATTCCTGCCAACGGCAAGATGCGCTATTTCAGGCCCATAAGAGAGGAGATGTACAAGAAGATGCGCTCATGGATAACGGAAAAGGCGCCGCTGGTAGTTCCCTACCTTTGCATGGAAACCAAGACAGTCTGCGATCGCTACGACTCCTACTAA
- the bamA gene encoding outer membrane protein assembly factor BamA: protein MRIRAIIAMMFVSASLQAAPIKAININITDSSAGKTTEAQIRNMLPINIGDEFSPQKLDESIDYLRKWGVFETINVDTMTAADGGMEINLFLKEAILIGDIDIQGNYPFIEKRVKKYLTIRPGDMYTNDRIEGQVPKLAAFYDREGFYNTKITADEGWNEYSKDVDVIYKIKRGSILRYREININGMRAFPKGRLVSVINPLFRYNARDFNEAIRKTEGYYHKHGYPRANIKIAKRAIDLDAGRIDVDIEVTEGPKVCVNFTGNKKISSGKLRKAVTIFEEGSFDEFEIDASKKSIMNYYHRNGFDDATAGSSRRTEKDGTIIITFNIVEGPKIKIVGLKFEGNNNISTGKLKHEMKSRELSLTNKGIYNEMVMADDLERMKLYYDKEGYVNTVIGKPRITEVKEGVDITIPIDEDGRTIVKHTNFYGNNVHKKRVLLKRLKNRKNKPFNPLEMENDKKSLLEFYADTGYPYATITQSADLDGLSAVINYDINEGPLVKIGEVLAVGNSLTATASIKKSMSIHEGEPYSYKKIVDSKLGLRRMGAFNSVNIEPVGLSEMADIVHLKVSVEEQKPFIMNVELGYSTDQLFTGSLIFTNLNTFGYAKRSNLALTGGKRLSRGEMSWTDPRFLGSDFELTTSTWLQYQDNLVYTYLQGGGGFGFFRRYHRTGVLAKWELQRNYFIKGSSTAADADSLRNNTVSNVSLSVSWDTRNNFAEPTRGIYTMAGVGFYNEIEGVGANFTKLTWALAQYYGFLKYFILSNNFRVGRIETLGHNISVPSNQLFLMGGDNTIRGYSFASLGPVNTAGNPTGGRSRWIYNTELSTKIYGNFRLAGFYDMGALFDEFNQTGWYNTRRAAGGGLRYTTPVGPMRVDYGVALDRRAGEPFGRFHFTFGYIF, encoded by the coding sequence ATGAGAATTCGCGCTATCATAGCAATGATGTTCGTAAGCGCTTCGTTGCAGGCTGCGCCCATCAAGGCCATCAATATAAACATAACCGATAGTTCGGCAGGAAAGACAACAGAGGCACAGATAAGGAACATGCTTCCTATAAATATTGGCGATGAGTTCTCTCCTCAAAAACTGGACGAATCGATCGACTACCTGCGCAAATGGGGAGTATTTGAAACGATAAACGTCGACACGATGACTGCGGCTGACGGCGGCATGGAGATAAACCTCTTCCTTAAGGAGGCTATCCTTATCGGTGATATTGACATCCAGGGGAACTATCCATTCATTGAGAAGAGGGTAAAGAAGTATCTGACGATCCGCCCCGGCGATATGTACACGAACGACCGGATCGAGGGACAGGTTCCAAAGCTCGCGGCGTTCTACGATCGTGAGGGTTTTTACAATACAAAGATAACGGCCGATGAGGGCTGGAACGAATACAGCAAGGACGTCGACGTGATCTACAAGATCAAACGCGGCTCTATTTTAAGATACAGGGAGATAAACATCAACGGCATGCGCGCATTTCCAAAAGGACGGCTTGTCTCTGTTATAAATCCATTGTTTAGATACAACGCCCGCGATTTCAATGAGGCGATAAGAAAGACCGAAGGATATTATCACAAACACGGTTATCCAAGGGCCAATATAAAGATCGCAAAACGTGCAATAGACCTCGATGCCGGAAGGATCGATGTGGACATAGAGGTAACCGAAGGCCCGAAGGTCTGCGTTAATTTCACAGGCAATAAAAAGATCTCTTCGGGAAAATTAAGAAAGGCAGTGACGATATTCGAAGAGGGGAGCTTTGACGAATTTGAGATAGATGCAAGCAAAAAATCCATCATGAATTATTATCACAGGAATGGGTTTGATGACGCAACGGCAGGATCCTCAAGAAGAACGGAAAAGGACGGCACGATAATAATAACCTTCAATATTGTTGAGGGGCCCAAAATCAAGATAGTCGGGCTTAAATTCGAAGGGAACAACAATATCTCGACCGGCAAGTTGAAACACGAGATGAAGTCGCGCGAGCTTTCTCTTACGAATAAAGGGATATACAACGAAATGGTGATGGCAGACGACCTTGAACGAATGAAGCTCTACTATGATAAAGAGGGCTACGTGAACACCGTGATAGGAAAGCCCCGGATAACAGAGGTAAAAGAAGGGGTGGATATAACCATCCCCATAGATGAGGACGGAAGGACGATAGTTAAGCATACGAACTTCTACGGCAACAACGTCCACAAGAAGAGAGTTCTTTTGAAAAGACTCAAGAATAGAAAAAACAAACCTTTCAACCCTCTTGAAATGGAGAACGATAAGAAATCGCTCCTGGAGTTCTACGCCGACACGGGTTATCCTTATGCCACGATAACACAGTCGGCCGATCTTGACGGACTTTCGGCCGTTATCAATTATGACATCAACGAAGGTCCGCTGGTAAAGATAGGCGAGGTGCTGGCGGTGGGCAACTCTCTTACAGCAACAGCATCCATCAAAAAGTCGATGTCGATACACGAAGGCGAACCCTACAGTTATAAGAAGATAGTCGACTCAAAGTTGGGACTAAGGCGCATGGGCGCCTTTAACAGCGTCAACATCGAGCCTGTCGGTCTTAGCGAAATGGCGGATATAGTCCATCTTAAGGTGAGCGTAGAAGAGCAGAAACCTTTCATAATGAACGTGGAGCTAGGATACTCGACCGATCAACTCTTCACAGGTTCGCTGATATTTACGAACCTCAACACCTTCGGCTACGCAAAGAGGAGCAACCTAGCGCTCACGGGTGGTAAAAGGCTCTCCAGAGGCGAGATGTCGTGGACAGACCCAAGATTTTTGGGAAGCGACTTTGAACTCACCACATCAACATGGCTTCAGTATCAGGATAACCTTGTCTATACCTACCTTCAGGGCGGAGGCGGGTTCGGATTCTTCAGAAGATATCACAGGACCGGCGTCCTAGCCAAATGGGAGTTGCAGAGGAACTATTTTATAAAGGGGTCTTCGACGGCGGCAGATGCCGATTCTCTCCGTAACAACACGGTATCGAACGTTTCTCTCTCCGTTAGCTGGGACACAAGGAACAACTTTGCAGAACCTACAAGAGGCATATATACGATGGCCGGTGTGGGTTTTTATAACGAGATCGAAGGTGTCGGGGCTAACTTCACCAAACTAACATGGGCGCTTGCACAATATTACGGATTCCTGAAATATTTCATTCTCTCGAACAACTTCAGGGTCGGGCGCATCGAAACGCTAGGCCACAATATCTCCGTCCCTTCTAACCAACTCTTCCTGATGGGCGGCGATAATACGATCAGGGGCTATTCGTTCGCATCATTAGGCCCTGTGAACACGGCCGGAAACCCCACCGGTGGAAGGAGTAGGTGGATATATAACACCGAGCTTTCAACAAAGATCTACGGCAACTTCAGGCTGGCGGGCTTCTATGACATGGGCGCCCTTTTCGACGAGTTCAATCAGACAGGCTGGTACAACACTCGGCGCGCGGCCGGCGGAGGCCTCCGTTATACAACCCCGGTCGGTCCAATGCGCGTCGACTACGGTGTTGCGCTTGACAGGAGAGCCGGCGAACCCTTCGGCCGCTTCCACTTCACCTTCGGCTACATATTTTAA
- a CDS encoding tRNA dihydrouridine synthase DusB encodes MKIGSLKLKNNVIAAPLAGYSDLPWRIIVAKLGAGLVFSEMVASEAVRRAQKKTLKLVVNDPRATPFGVQLFGSKPESFAAAIPILQKLPFDLIDINMGCPVRKVVKRGEGSALMKTPTVAEAIIKAVRAVYSGPLTVKFRSGWDDNSKNAVEIAKIAEGAGADAVIVHPRTREQVFKGHSDWKMTAAVKDAVKIPVIGNGDIVSRETAEQMFKETGCDGIMIGRAAIANPWIFREIQGGPAPTLEEKFALIKRHIELSIRFKEEERHTIAMMRKFLSKYLKGMRGYKELLSELNAATTITKALNSLELFEHAHKNWN; translated from the coding sequence ATGAAAATTGGCAGCTTAAAACTAAAGAATAACGTAATAGCGGCACCGCTAGCTGGATACTCCGACCTCCCATGGAGGATAATCGTGGCCAAACTTGGCGCAGGACTTGTTTTCTCGGAAATGGTCGCCTCCGAGGCGGTCAGACGCGCACAGAAAAAGACACTCAAACTTGTCGTTAACGACCCGCGCGCAACACCTTTCGGGGTCCAGCTCTTCGGCTCCAAGCCCGAAAGTTTTGCGGCAGCTATTCCCATATTACAAAAGCTCCCATTCGACCTCATCGATATAAATATGGGCTGTCCCGTACGGAAGGTCGTTAAACGCGGCGAAGGTTCGGCCCTGATGAAGACACCGACGGTCGCCGAGGCCATAATAAAGGCGGTTCGCGCGGTCTATAGCGGCCCTCTGACCGTAAAATTTCGTTCCGGCTGGGACGATAATTCGAAGAACGCGGTTGAAATCGCAAAAATAGCCGAAGGCGCAGGCGCCGACGCCGTGATTGTTCACCCGCGTACAAGAGAGCAGGTCTTTAAAGGACATTCCGATTGGAAGATGACAGCCGCGGTCAAAGATGCCGTTAAAATACCTGTCATCGGCAACGGCGACATCGTCAGCCGTGAAACCGCGGAGCAGATGTTCAAAGAGACAGGCTGTGACGGCATAATGATAGGCCGAGCCGCGATAGCCAACCCATGGATATTCAGAGAGATACAAGGCGGACCGGCGCCGACCTTAGAGGAAAAGTTCGCGCTCATCAAAAGACATATCGAGCTAAGCATTCGGTTCAAGGAGGAAGAGCGCCATACAATAGCCATGATGCGCAAGTTCCTGTCTAAATATCTAAAAGGTATGCGCGGGTACAAGGAACTGCTTTCGGAGCTGAATGCCGCGACCACTATAACCAAGGCCCTAAACAGCCTTGAGCTTTTTGAGCATGCCCATAAGAACTGGAATTGA
- the mpl gene encoding UDP-N-acetylmuramate:L-alanyl-gamma-D-glutamyl-meso-diaminopimelate ligase: MIGICGTGMGSLAVLLKKAKFEVTGSDQDIYPPMSVELEKNEIPVFKGYSAENIKKAAPDMVVIGNVISKGNPEADEVINEGIRYLSMPEALTLFFIMERRSIVVAGTHGKTTTSTLCAWLLEALGYSPGFMIGGVGNNLKTSAKIGKPPYFVVEGDEYDTAFFDKGPKFLHYRASNVILGPVEFDHADIYRDLSHVMSSFEKLVERIPGDGLLVACADSENTVKLSKKAKCKVVMYGAKKNDGYYPTDVKVSPEGTEFILWKGVPRAESRGGSKACQRSFKSSQYGDHNLQNTVGVLALLMELGDDPVKLGDILPLFEGIKRRQEIKGVAGGVTVIDDFAHHPTAIRETIHAMKLRYPSSRLISIFEPRSNTSKRNTFQKEFPAAFKESDMSVIAGLFKPEKVPEKERLDVNGIISEINAKGGTAYTFENTDKIIEFVAKTARNGDVVLLMSNGGFDNIHEKILKRLK; the protein is encoded by the coding sequence ATGATAGGCATTTGCGGAACCGGTATGGGTTCGCTTGCCGTGCTTCTAAAGAAGGCAAAGTTTGAAGTGACCGGCTCGGATCAGGATATCTATCCTCCCATGTCGGTTGAGCTGGAGAAGAACGAAATTCCGGTTTTCAAAGGATACAGCGCCGAGAACATTAAAAAGGCCGCCCCCGACATGGTCGTCATCGGCAACGTTATTTCAAAAGGGAATCCCGAGGCCGATGAGGTGATAAATGAAGGCATCAGATATCTCTCGATGCCCGAGGCCCTTACCCTATTCTTCATAATGGAGAGACGCTCCATAGTGGTTGCCGGCACGCACGGGAAAACCACGACCTCCACTCTTTGTGCATGGCTCCTTGAAGCGCTCGGGTACAGCCCCGGCTTCATGATAGGAGGGGTCGGGAACAATCTTAAGACCAGCGCGAAGATAGGCAAGCCTCCATATTTCGTGGTCGAAGGAGATGAATACGACACCGCTTTCTTTGACAAGGGACCCAAGTTCTTACATTACCGTGCAAGCAACGTTATCTTAGGGCCGGTCGAGTTTGACCATGCGGATATCTACAGGGACCTTTCTCATGTAATGAGCTCTTTTGAAAAATTGGTCGAAAGAATACCCGGCGACGGACTTCTTGTAGCGTGCGCGGACAGCGAAAACACAGTAAAACTTTCAAAAAAGGCCAAATGCAAGGTGGTGATGTACGGAGCAAAGAAGAATGACGGGTACTATCCAACAGATGTAAAGGTGTCGCCTGAAGGGACCGAATTCATATTATGGAAAGGCGTGCCCCGGGCGGAGTCGAGGGGTGGTTCAAAAGCATGTCAAAGGTCGTTCAAAAGTAGTCAGTACGGCGACCACAATTTGCAGAACACGGTAGGAGTTCTTGCACTCCTCATGGAGCTTGGCGATGATCCGGTAAAATTAGGAGATATCCTCCCACTGTTCGAAGGAATAAAGCGCCGTCAGGAGATAAAAGGCGTTGCCGGAGGAGTTACGGTCATCGACGACTTCGCGCACCATCCAACCGCCATTCGTGAGACCATTCACGCAATGAAACTCCGATATCCGTCATCAAGGCTTATATCTATTTTTGAACCCCGCTCCAACACCAGCAAACGAAACACCTTTCAGAAAGAATTTCCTGCGGCATTTAAAGAATCGGACATGTCTGTGATCGCCGGGCTCTTTAAACCCGAAAAAGTACCCGAAAAAGAGCGCCTTGATGTTAACGGGATCATCTCCGAGATCAACGCCAAGGGCGGAACCGCTTACACCTTTGAAAATACCGATAAGATAATTGAATTTGTGGCCAAGACCGCCCGGAACGGCGACGTTGTGCTTTTGATGTCCAACGGCGGCTTCGATAATATACACGAAAAGATCCTGAAAAGGCTTAAATGA
- a CDS encoding ferritin, giving the protein MVQKASTKLIEMMNQAVAREIQVSVQYMWQHVMATGLHAAAISDVFEDIAKDEMKHAERIAERIFYFNEIPTTKPSPIEVGKGIKQMLQLDAKAEEEAITLYKDIIKVADSEGDSTTRLLFEEILSDEENHHDKFTTLLEE; this is encoded by the coding sequence ATGGTGCAAAAAGCGAGTACAAAGTTGATAGAGATGATGAACCAGGCCGTTGCCAGGGAGATCCAGGTATCGGTCCAGTATATGTGGCAGCACGTAATGGCCACGGGCCTTCATGCAGCGGCCATCTCGGACGTCTTCGAGGACATCGCCAAGGACGAGATGAAGCATGCGGAGAGAATCGCTGAAAGGATATTTTATTTCAACGAGATTCCTACAACGAAGCCGTCACCCATCGAAGTAGGAAAGGGTATTAAACAGATGCTTCAGCTGGATGCCAAGGCCGAAGAAGAGGCGATAACTCTTTATAAGGACATCATCAAGGTTGCCGACAGCGAGGGCGACTCTACGACAAGGCTTCTTTTCGAAGAGATCCTCTCCGACGAAGAAAACCATCACGACAAATTCACAACGCTTTTGGAAGAATAG
- a CDS encoding serine hydrolase, whose protein sequence is MTGNTMTRQVQNAMNEAVDSGVFPSAQLLVVKNGRTLLHEAYGNATLEAIFDIASLTKPISTTTLLMQMVTDDKIRLDEGVQAFLPQCQCDTKRPITIKELLSHSSGLPAWEPYYQTVPADNIGTPSGKLQIIDECCREPLEYVPGTGSIYSDIGFILLGEMIEKLCKKTLDKLFLEKIAKPLGLANTFFVPLKPITDNRSQITEFAPTEDCPWRHKVMKGEVHDQNCYAMGGVAGHAGLFSTTTDIGKFIPALVKSYKETCAFSEKCVSQEVVQRFLPFHQTLFDSTWLLGWDTPSQHTNSQAGSHFSKRSIGHLGYTGCSMWIDLEKDFWVVLLSNRIHPTTTNEKIKSFRPYLHNLIFESLIV, encoded by the coding sequence ATGACAGGAAATACCATGACTCGACAAGTTCAAAATGCGATGAATGAGGCGGTGGACAGCGGGGTCTTTCCGTCCGCGCAGCTGCTTGTCGTAAAGAATGGAAGAACTCTTCTTCACGAGGCCTACGGCAACGCAACACTTGAGGCCATCTTCGATATCGCTTCTCTCACGAAACCGATCTCTACAACCACGCTCCTCATGCAAATGGTTACGGACGACAAGATAAGACTCGATGAAGGGGTGCAGGCCTTTCTACCGCAATGCCAGTGCGATACAAAGAGGCCGATAACTATAAAAGAGCTTCTGTCCCACTCGTCAGGCCTTCCCGCATGGGAACCATATTACCAGACGGTGCCTGCAGATAACATAGGAACACCATCGGGTAAGCTTCAAATAATAGATGAATGTTGCAGAGAACCGCTTGAGTACGTCCCGGGAACGGGGAGTATATATTCAGACATCGGCTTTATCCTGCTCGGCGAAATGATAGAGAAATTGTGCAAGAAGACGCTCGACAAACTATTCCTTGAAAAAATAGCCAAACCTCTCGGCCTTGCAAACACGTTCTTCGTCCCTTTGAAACCGATAACCGATAACCGATCACAGATAACAGAGTTTGCCCCCACCGAAGACTGCCCATGGCGCCACAAGGTGATGAAAGGCGAGGTTCACGACCAGAATTGTTACGCCATGGGAGGCGTTGCAGGACATGCCGGACTCTTTTCTACAACGACCGATATAGGCAAATTCATCCCGGCACTTGTTAAAAGTTACAAAGAGACATGCGCTTTTTCCGAAAAGTGCGTCTCCCAGGAAGTCGTACAGAGATTTCTGCCGTTCCACCAGACGCTTTTCGATTCAACGTGGCTACTTGGATGGGACACCCCCTCCCAGCACACGAATTCGCAGGCCGGTTCCCACTTCTCCAAAAGGTCGATAGGACACTTGGGTTACACCGGCTGTTCCATGTGGATAGATCTGGAAAAGGATTTCTGGGTAGTTCTGCTTTCAAACCGCATTCACCCAACCACCACCAACGAAAAGATCAAGTCGTTCAGGCCCTACCTTCACAACTTGATCTTTGAATCGCTTATTGTTTAA
- the maf gene encoding septum formation protein Maf: MFLQRRKIILASRSPARRQILIEAGLKLDVKFPDIDESRLLREPVSRYAVRVAHEKARKIAEEYSCHPRRECGDPASPLDSRLRGNDFPVVIGVDTIIALGNKIFGKPSNREEAKKFLRALSGRWHKVYSGTVVIDTIRNKTIKKLVVSKVRFTKLSEDMIDWYVSTGEPLRVAGAYAIQWKGMALIEAVNGCFTNVIGISIPVLMGMLKKLKAV; this comes from the coding sequence GTGTTCTTACAGCGCAGAAAAATAATCCTGGCGTCCCGCTCACCGGCGAGGCGCCAGATCTTGATTGAGGCCGGGCTTAAGCTCGATGTCAAATTTCCGGATATCGACGAGTCGAGGCTTTTGCGCGAACCAGTTTCACGATACGCCGTTCGTGTTGCACACGAAAAGGCCAGAAAGATAGCAGAAGAATATTCATGTCATCCCCGCCGCGAATGCGGGGATCCGGCTAGCCCGCTAGATTCCCGCTTACGTGGGAATGACTTTCCTGTTGTTATCGGCGTCGATACGATAATAGCGCTTGGCAACAAGATATTCGGAAAGCCTTCGAACAGGGAAGAGGCCAAGAAATTCTTAAGAGCCCTCTCCGGAAGATGGCACAAGGTCTATAGCGGAACCGTCGTGATAGATACCATCCGCAACAAGACGATCAAAAAACTTGTTGTCTCCAAGGTAAGGTTCACAAAACTTTCGGAAGATATGATCGACTGGTATGTTTCGACCGGCGAACCGCTGCGGGTTGCAGGCGCCTACGCCATCCAGTGGAAGGGGATGGCGCTTATCGAGGCGGTCAACGGCTGTTTCACGAACGTAATAGGCATTTCAATTCCAGTTCTTATGGGCATGCTCAAAAAGCTCAAGGCTGTTTAG
- a CDS encoding gamma carbonic anhydrase family protein — MLIKHAGNEPKMEKEVFIAGNASVIGKVEMGERSSVWFGAVIRGDDNSIKIGGRTNIQDLSVLHVDERHDVQIGDDCVVGHRVIIHGAHIGSRCLIGMGSIVMNGAKVGDDCIIGAGALVTEDQEIPPRSLVIGFPAKIKRQLTTEEVTMIPTLAMGYTKRAASYI, encoded by the coding sequence ATGTTAATAAAACACGCAGGAAACGAGCCAAAAATGGAAAAAGAGGTCTTTATAGCCGGGAACGCGAGCGTAATAGGAAAAGTGGAGATGGGAGAAAGGAGCTCGGTCTGGTTCGGCGCCGTGATAAGGGGCGATGACAACTCTATAAAGATAGGGGGCAGAACGAACATCCAAGACCTCTCCGTGCTTCATGTGGACGAAAGGCACGATGTGCAGATAGGCGATGACTGCGTAGTAGGTCACCGCGTGATAATCCATGGGGCTCACATTGGGAGCAGATGTCTAATTGGAATGGGGTCAATAGTTATGAACGGCGCAAAAGTTGGGGACGATTGCATAATCGGTGCGGGTGCGCTTGTTACCGAGGATCAGGAGATTCCACCGCGCTCGCTTGTGATAGGATTTCCCGCCAAGATTAAGCGCCAGTTAACAACCGAAGAAGTAACAATGATACCAACCCTTGCAATGGGTTACACCAAAAGAGCCGCAAGCTACATTTAA